A genomic region of Bradyrhizobium sp. ORS 278 contains the following coding sequences:
- a CDS encoding TIGR00645 family protein: protein MSSSDATLSSKGGALRPIPMLIFGSRWLQLPLYVGLIIAQGVYVVLFLKELWHLFAHAFDFSEQQIMLAVLGLIDVVMISNLLVMVIVGGYETFVSRLNLQGHPDEPEWLSHVNASVLKIKLAMAIIGISSIHLLRTFIEAGALSSGKSTYTETGVMWQTIIHTVFILSAIGIAVVDKISNAAIEEAKQAAGH from the coding sequence ATGTCTTCCTCCGACGCGACCCTGTCCTCCAAGGGCGGTGCGCTGCGCCCCATACCCATGCTGATCTTCGGCTCGCGCTGGCTGCAGCTGCCGCTCTATGTCGGGCTGATCATCGCCCAGGGCGTCTACGTCGTGCTGTTCCTCAAAGAGCTATGGCACCTGTTTGCGCACGCGTTCGATTTCTCCGAGCAGCAGATCATGCTTGCGGTGCTCGGCCTGATCGACGTGGTGATGATCTCGAACCTGCTCGTGATGGTGATCGTCGGCGGCTACGAGACCTTCGTGTCGCGGCTCAATCTGCAGGGCCATCCCGACGAGCCGGAATGGCTCAGCCACGTCAATGCCAGCGTGCTGAAGATCAAGCTGGCCATGGCCATCATCGGCATCTCCTCGATTCATCTGCTGCGGACCTTCATCGAGGCCGGCGCTCTGTCCTCTGGCAAGTCGACCTACACCGAGACCGGGGTGATGTGGCAGACCATCATCCATACCGTGTTCATCCTGTCGGCAATCGGCATTGCCGTGGTCGACAAGATTTCCAATGCCGCGATCGAGGAGGCGAAGCAGGCGGCGGGGCATTGA
- a CDS encoding efflux RND transporter periplasmic adaptor subunit codes for MPSFRAAHLLSPRHLAGALLLVSACATPCAASAEDVKLTPAQTQNLGIRVAHPTSSRNDQTLPYPAQIVIPTPQLWVVSAPVSGMVTNLAVARGDRVSIGQPLLTLESPSFVSLQREYLHALAQEVLAVQQLKRNADLFEGKAIPQRVLESSQAEARQASIVVAERRQMLHLSGLSDEAVARLTNEAAISATLTVNAPQAASVVDIMVSPGQRMEQAAPLVKLARLSPLWAEIAIPATNIAAIKTGARVDIEGYATPGRVILVSETTDTATQTILVRAEIPNDGGLHSGQTAAARIGFVSAGESAWEIPYSGLVRRGEQTSIFVAIEGGFRQVPVTLLAEDQDHVVVSGPISDKDEVAVGGISALRGILSRLGQ; via the coding sequence ATGCCCTCTTTCCGTGCCGCTCATCTGCTGTCGCCTCGCCATCTGGCCGGCGCGCTGTTGCTGGTGTCCGCCTGCGCGACGCCTTGCGCGGCGTCTGCCGAGGATGTGAAGCTCACCCCGGCCCAGACGCAAAATCTCGGCATCCGCGTCGCACATCCGACTTCGAGCCGGAACGACCAGACGCTGCCCTACCCGGCGCAGATTGTCATTCCAACACCGCAATTATGGGTGGTCAGCGCACCAGTCTCCGGCATGGTTACGAATCTGGCGGTGGCGCGGGGCGATCGCGTCAGCATCGGCCAGCCGCTGCTGACGCTCGAGAGCCCGAGCTTCGTGTCGCTGCAGCGCGAGTATCTGCATGCGCTGGCGCAGGAGGTCCTCGCCGTCCAGCAGCTGAAGCGCAACGCCGACCTGTTCGAGGGCAAGGCGATCCCGCAACGCGTGCTCGAATCCAGCCAGGCCGAGGCGCGGCAGGCCAGCATCGTCGTCGCCGAGCGGCGTCAGATGCTGCATCTCAGCGGCCTCTCGGACGAGGCCGTCGCGCGGCTCACCAATGAAGCGGCGATCAGCGCGACGCTGACCGTCAACGCGCCGCAGGCCGCCTCCGTGGTCGACATCATGGTGTCGCCCGGCCAGCGCATGGAGCAGGCCGCGCCGCTGGTGAAACTCGCGCGGCTGTCGCCGCTCTGGGCCGAGATCGCGATCCCGGCCACCAACATCGCCGCCATCAAGACCGGCGCGCGCGTCGACATCGAGGGCTATGCAACGCCAGGCCGCGTCATCCTGGTCTCCGAAACGACCGACACGGCGACCCAGACGATCCTCGTCCGCGCCGAGATTCCCAACGATGGCGGGCTGCATTCCGGTCAGACCGCGGCCGCGCGCATCGGCTTCGTCTCGGCCGGCGAAAGCGCCTGGGAGATCCCCTATAGCGGCCTGGTCCGGCGCGGCGAGCAGACCTCGATCTTCGTCGCGATCGAAGGCGGCTTCCGGCAGGTGCCGGTGACGCTGCTCGCGGAGGACCAGGACCATGTGGTGGTGTCCGGGCCCATCTCCGACAAGGACGAGGTGGCGGTCGGCGGCATCTCGGCGCTGCGCGGCATTCTCTCGCGGCTGGGGCAATGA
- a CDS encoding efflux RND transporter permease subunit yields MMLQRLVAFALAQRLFVLLSVLLLVGAALVFLPSLPIDAFPDVSPVQVKIIMKAPGLTPEEVEQRITVPIELELLGLPNKKILRTTTKYALADITVDFEDGTDIYWARNQVSERLSNVSRDFPDGVSGGLAPITSPLGEMFMFTIESPELSLAERRSLLDWVIRPALRTVPGVADVNSLGGFVRAFEIVPRNDALAARGISYELFRKAIEANSRNDGAGRVNQGEDSALVRIEGSIRSIDDIKAIVVDTRDNIPIRVSDVARVRIGALTRYGAVTADGKGETVEGLVLGLRGANAGQLVRDVRARLEELKPSLPASVTINVFYDRSRLVNRAVGTVVRALAEATVLVVVLLLLFLGNWRASLVIALSLPLAIVIALLVMRAVGMSANLMSLGGLAIAIGMLIDALVVVVENIVGNLGRHESNRAAPLVHIVYRSVCEVLQPVASGVLIIIIVFVPLLTLQGLEGKLFIPVALAIIFALAASLLLALTVLPVATSFALKSASHEDPLLVRAAQRAYAPALTWALANERKVIAVALLSLVAAGYGYAQLGKTFMPTMDEGDVIVSVETLPSVNLDESLAINARLQTALMKVPDIAGIIARTGSDELGLDPMGPNQTDTFLVLKPADQRQSENRDVLLQKLRDVLADFPGISLSFTQPIDMRVQEMISGVRGDVAVKIFGPDIGTLNDIAAKLSTILSSIDGAEDVYTTLNEGAQYYTVNVNRLEAGRLGLTVDSIANSLRTQIEGRTIGTALENGWRTPILVRGSETTREAPTLLAMLPLTLAAGQHVALSQVARIQRVDGPVKIDREDGNRMSVVRSNVRGRDMVGFVQAAQQKVASELQLPAGYRLTWGGQFENQQRAAARLSVVVPVAIGLIFVLLFTTFGSVRQALLVLVNIPFALIGGVFALVSTGEYLSVPASVGFIALLGIAVLNGVVLVSYFNQLRAHGLSEQRIVVDGAKRRLRPVLMTASITALGLIPLLFATGPGSEVQRPLAIVVIGGLLSSTLLTLILLPILYRRYGAAKEAA; encoded by the coding sequence ATGATGCTGCAGCGGCTGGTCGCCTTCGCGCTGGCGCAACGTCTGTTCGTGCTGCTCAGCGTGCTGCTGCTGGTCGGCGCCGCCCTCGTGTTCCTGCCGAGCCTGCCGATCGACGCGTTCCCGGACGTCTCGCCGGTTCAGGTCAAGATCATCATGAAGGCCCCGGGCCTCACCCCCGAGGAAGTCGAGCAGCGCATCACAGTGCCGATCGAACTCGAGCTGCTCGGCCTGCCCAATAAGAAGATCCTGCGCACCACAACCAAATATGCGCTCGCCGACATCACCGTCGATTTCGAGGACGGCACCGACATTTATTGGGCGCGCAACCAGGTCTCTGAGCGGCTGTCGAACGTTTCGCGCGACTTTCCCGATGGCGTCAGCGGCGGGCTCGCGCCGATCACGAGCCCGCTCGGCGAGATGTTCATGTTCACGATCGAGAGCCCGGAGCTGTCGCTCGCCGAGCGGCGCAGCCTGCTCGACTGGGTGATCCGGCCGGCACTGCGCACCGTACCGGGCGTGGCTGACGTGAACTCGCTCGGCGGGTTTGTCCGCGCCTTCGAGATCGTGCCGCGCAATGATGCGCTGGCGGCGCGCGGCATCTCCTACGAGCTGTTCCGCAAGGCGATCGAGGCCAATAGTCGCAACGACGGCGCCGGCCGCGTCAACCAGGGCGAGGACAGCGCGCTGGTGCGGATCGAGGGCAGCATCCGCAGCATCGACGACATCAAGGCGATCGTCGTCGACACCCGCGACAACATCCCGATCCGCGTCAGCGACGTGGCGCGGGTGCGGATCGGCGCATTGACCCGTTACGGCGCTGTCACGGCTGACGGCAAGGGCGAGACGGTCGAGGGCCTCGTGCTCGGGCTGCGCGGCGCCAATGCCGGACAGCTCGTGCGCGACGTGCGCGCGCGGCTGGAGGAACTGAAGCCATCGCTGCCCGCGAGCGTCACCATCAACGTGTTCTATGACCGCAGCCGGCTGGTCAACCGCGCTGTCGGAACGGTGGTCCGGGCGCTGGCTGAGGCCACCGTGCTGGTCGTGGTGTTACTGTTGCTGTTCCTGGGCAATTGGCGCGCCTCGCTGGTCATCGCGCTGAGCCTGCCGCTCGCGATCGTGATCGCGCTCCTGGTGATGCGCGCCGTCGGCATGTCGGCCAACCTGATGAGCCTCGGCGGGCTCGCGATCGCGATCGGCATGCTGATCGATGCGCTGGTCGTCGTGGTCGAGAACATCGTCGGCAATCTCGGCAGGCACGAGTCCAACAGGGCGGCACCCCTGGTCCACATCGTGTATCGCTCGGTCTGCGAGGTGCTGCAGCCTGTCGCCTCGGGCGTGCTGATCATCATCATCGTGTTCGTGCCGCTGCTGACGCTGCAGGGACTGGAGGGCAAGCTTTTCATTCCGGTCGCGCTGGCGATCATCTTCGCGCTCGCGGCTTCGCTGCTGCTCGCCTTGACGGTGCTTCCGGTCGCGACGTCGTTTGCGCTCAAATCTGCCTCGCATGAGGATCCGCTGCTGGTCCGCGCGGCGCAGCGCGCCTACGCGCCCGCGCTGACCTGGGCGCTCGCCAATGAGCGCAAGGTGATCGCCGTCGCATTGCTGAGCCTCGTCGCGGCAGGCTATGGCTACGCTCAGCTCGGCAAGACGTTCATGCCGACCATGGACGAAGGCGACGTGATCGTGAGCGTCGAGACGCTCCCCTCCGTCAATCTCGACGAATCCCTTGCGATCAACGCCCGGCTGCAGACGGCGCTGATGAAGGTTCCCGACATCGCCGGCATCATCGCCCGCACCGGATCGGACGAGCTCGGCCTCGATCCCATGGGTCCCAACCAGACCGACACGTTCCTGGTGCTCAAGCCGGCCGATCAGCGGCAGAGCGAAAATCGTGACGTGCTGCTGCAGAAGCTGCGCGATGTCCTGGCTGATTTCCCCGGCATCTCGCTGAGCTTCACGCAGCCGATCGACATGCGCGTGCAGGAGATGATCAGCGGCGTGCGCGGCGACGTCGCCGTGAAGATCTTCGGCCCCGACATCGGCACGCTCAATGACATCGCCGCGAAGCTGTCAACGATCTTGTCGAGCATCGATGGCGCGGAGGATGTATACACGACGCTGAACGAAGGCGCGCAATACTATACAGTCAATGTCAATCGGCTCGAAGCAGGTCGGCTGGGTCTGACGGTGGATTCCATCGCCAACTCGCTGCGCACCCAGATCGAAGGACGGACGATCGGCACCGCGCTCGAGAACGGCTGGCGGACGCCGATCCTGGTCCGTGGCAGCGAGACCACGCGCGAGGCGCCAACCCTGCTCGCGATGCTGCCGCTGACGCTGGCGGCCGGACAGCACGTCGCGCTGTCGCAGGTCGCGCGCATCCAGCGCGTCGACGGCCCGGTCAAGATCGACCGTGAGGACGGCAATCGCATGAGCGTGGTGCGCAGCAACGTCCGCGGCCGCGACATGGTCGGCTTCGTCCAGGCCGCCCAGCAGAAGGTCGCGTCCGAGCTGCAGCTGCCGGCCGGCTACCGGCTGACCTGGGGCGGACAGTTCGAGAATCAGCAGCGCGCCGCCGCGCGCCTGTCGGTCGTGGTGCCGGTCGCGATCGGGCTGATCTTCGTGCTGCTGTTCACGACGTTCGGCTCCGTCCGCCAGGCGCTGCTGGTGCTCGTCAACATTCCCTTCGCTCTGATCGGCGGCGTATTCGCGCTGGTCTCGACGGGCGAATATCTGTCCGTGCCGGCCTCCGTGGGCTTCATCGCCCTGCTCGGCATCGCCGTGCTCAACGGTGTCGTGCTGGTCTCCTACTTCAACCAGCTCCGCGCCCACGGGCTGTCCGAGCAGCGCATCGTGGTCGACGGCGCCAAGCGCCGGCTCCGTCCGGTGCTGATGACGGCGAGCATCACCGCGCTCGGCCTGATCCCGCTGCTGTTCGCCACCGGGCCGGGCTCGGAGGTGCAGCGGCCGCTGGCCATCGTCGTGATCGGCGGCCTGCTATCGTCGACCTTGCTGACCCTGATCCTGCTGCCGATCCTGTACCGCCGCTACGGCGCCGCCAAGGAGGCGGCATGA
- a CDS encoding lytic murein transglycosylase — protein sequence MLRQCLAVFLFGVLLCHAGLATAADAAFTQFVASLWPEAKDQGVSRATFESETRGLEPDYKLPDLLLPGRPATGAPAQAEFVQVPADYIKEASIARLAAHGQTLILQYRPALAEIERRFGVPGPIVLAIWGRETDFGRYALPYDALRVLATQAYVGRRKEQYRTEFIMALKMLSDGVVSRRDLRASWGGAVGLTQFLPSEYYKHGVDLDGDGKVDLWHSVPDALGSAAKQLANKGWQSGVRWAYEVKPPANVDCTMGVPELKKPIAEWLRAGFAPVRGQRLSAAEQQQPASLLQPEGIYGPSFLTTANYFVIKEYNFSDLYVLFVGHLADRMTSPAGFATPWSASQQLRSKDVESMQKGLTRLGLYADKLDGKAGMQTRAALGTFQKNAGLKVDCWPSEAVLQAINASR from the coding sequence CTGCTTCGCCAGTGCCTCGCGGTTTTCCTGTTCGGCGTCCTCCTGTGCCATGCCGGCTTGGCGACCGCCGCCGACGCCGCCTTCACCCAATTCGTCGCGTCGCTCTGGCCCGAAGCCAAGGACCAGGGCGTTTCGCGCGCCACCTTCGAGTCCGAGACGCGCGGGCTTGAGCCCGACTATAAGCTTCCCGATCTGCTGCTGCCCGGCCGGCCTGCAACCGGCGCACCGGCGCAAGCCGAGTTCGTGCAGGTGCCGGCCGACTACATCAAGGAAGCGTCGATCGCACGGCTGGCCGCGCATGGCCAGACGCTGATCCTGCAATACCGGCCGGCGCTGGCCGAGATCGAGCGCCGCTTCGGCGTGCCTGGTCCGATCGTGCTCGCGATCTGGGGCCGCGAGACCGATTTCGGCCGCTACGCGTTGCCCTATGACGCGCTGCGCGTGCTGGCGACCCAGGCCTATGTCGGACGGCGCAAGGAGCAGTACCGCACCGAGTTCATCATGGCGCTGAAGATGCTGAGCGATGGCGTGGTGTCGCGCCGCGATCTCAGGGCGTCATGGGGCGGCGCGGTCGGCCTGACCCAGTTCCTTCCCTCGGAGTACTACAAGCACGGCGTCGATCTCGACGGCGACGGCAAGGTCGATCTCTGGCACTCGGTGCCGGATGCGCTGGGCTCGGCGGCCAAGCAACTCGCCAACAAGGGCTGGCAGAGCGGCGTGCGCTGGGCCTACGAGGTCAAGCCGCCCGCCAACGTCGATTGCACGATGGGCGTGCCTGAGTTGAAGAAGCCGATCGCGGAGTGGCTGCGGGCCGGATTCGCGCCGGTGCGCGGCCAGCGGCTGAGCGCCGCCGAGCAGCAGCAGCCGGCGTCCCTGCTGCAGCCCGAAGGCATCTATGGCCCGTCATTCCTGACGACCGCAAACTACTTCGTCATCAAGGAATACAATTTCTCGGATCTCTACGTGCTGTTCGTTGGCCATCTCGCCGACCGGATGACCAGCCCGGCCGGCTTCGCGACGCCGTGGTCGGCTTCCCAGCAATTGCGGAGCAAGGATGTGGAGTCGATGCAGAAGGGTCTCACGCGCCTCGGGCTCTACGCGGACAAGCTCGACGGCAAGGCGGGGATGCAGACGCGTGCCGCGCTCGGCACGTTTCAGAAGAACGCCGGCTTGAAGGTGGATTGCTGGCCGAGCGAAGCCGTGCTGCAGGCGATCAACGCCTCGCGCTGA
- a CDS encoding DUF3240 family protein, whose amino-acid sequence MTSQAACLTLIAPRELREELFDYINDQSDLVTGFTALDAAGHGARVRLRTPAEQVKGHADAVAVSIVLQEKAVERLLERLRSAFAGTKLVYWVVPVTEFGSID is encoded by the coding sequence ATGACCTCTCAAGCAGCCTGCCTGACGCTGATCGCGCCGCGCGAGCTGCGCGAGGAGCTGTTCGACTACATCAACGACCAGTCGGATCTGGTCACCGGCTTCACCGCCTTGGATGCCGCCGGGCACGGCGCCCGCGTCCGGCTGCGCACGCCTGCGGAGCAGGTCAAGGGACATGCCGACGCGGTCGCTGTTTCGATCGTGCTGCAGGAGAAGGCTGTCGAGCGGCTGCTGGAGCGGCTGAGGAGCGCGTTCGCGGGAACGAAGCTCGTCTATTGGGTCGTGCCGGTGACGGAATTCGGCAGCATCGACTGA
- a CDS encoding D-2-hydroxyacid dehydrogenase family protein yields the protein MTRLRCAILDDYYDTALSLADWPGLSDRVDVTAFTHPFADEDAAAAALADVDIVCAMRERTPFPRGLIERLPKLKLLITSGMRNAAIDSEAAKSRGIVLCGTQYGRDPTAPLTMGLILELTRKIGQENARMHAGEPWQALGGIEIEGRTLGILGLGKLGTKVAGLAKAFGMNVIAWSPNLTPERCKDAGVGYAGKDELFAAADIITIHVVLSDRSRGLVGAADIARMKPSAYLVNTSRAPIVDEVALLQALKDKRIAGAGLDVFSVEPLPVTHPLRRLDNVVLTPHLGYVTEESFRAHYGQMVACIAAWLDGAEPPRRLA from the coding sequence ATGACGCGGCTGCGCTGTGCAATCCTCGACGACTATTACGACACGGCCCTGTCGCTGGCGGACTGGCCTGGGCTTTCCGACCGCGTCGATGTGACGGCCTTCACTCATCCGTTCGCCGATGAGGACGCGGCCGCCGCCGCGCTGGCCGACGTCGACATCGTCTGCGCGATGCGCGAGCGGACGCCGTTCCCGCGCGGCCTGATCGAGCGGCTGCCGAAGCTGAAATTGCTGATCACCTCCGGCATGCGCAATGCCGCCATCGACAGCGAAGCCGCGAAGTCGCGCGGGATCGTGCTCTGCGGCACGCAATATGGCCGTGATCCGACGGCGCCGCTCACCATGGGCCTGATCCTGGAACTGACCCGCAAGATCGGCCAGGAAAACGCCCGCATGCACGCCGGAGAGCCCTGGCAGGCGCTGGGCGGGATCGAAATCGAGGGCCGGACGCTCGGCATCCTCGGCCTCGGCAAGCTCGGCACCAAGGTCGCCGGGCTTGCCAAGGCGTTTGGCATGAACGTGATCGCCTGGAGCCCGAACCTGACGCCGGAGCGTTGCAAGGACGCCGGCGTCGGCTACGCCGGCAAGGACGAGCTATTTGCCGCCGCCGACATCATCACGATCCATGTCGTGCTCAGCGACCGCTCCCGCGGGCTGGTCGGCGCGGCCGACATCGCCCGAATGAAACCCTCGGCCTATCTGGTCAACACGTCGCGGGCGCCGATCGTGGACGAGGTCGCGCTGCTACAGGCCCTCAAGGACAAGCGAATCGCCGGCGCCGGCCTCGACGTGTTCTCCGTCGAGCCGCTTCCGGTCACGCACCCGCTGCGCAGGCTCGACAACGTCGTGCTGACCCCACATCTCGGCTACGTCACCGAAGAGAGCTTTCGCGCCCATTATGGCCAGATGGTCGCGTGCATCGCCGCCTGGCTTGACGGCGCCGAGCCGCCGCGGCGGCTGGCCTGA
- a CDS encoding bacterioferritin-associated ferredoxin: MIVCSCNVISDHDIRKAVSSADELPRSPKQLYGCLGCSAECGRCARTIKTIIDEALGPCARACQAGCQHAHSHAHASVQPADEDLQSRFALAAC, from the coding sequence ATGATTGTTTGTTCCTGCAACGTCATCAGCGATCACGACATCCGCAAGGCGGTGAGTTCGGCGGACGAATTGCCGCGGAGCCCGAAGCAGCTCTACGGCTGCCTTGGCTGCAGCGCGGAATGCGGTCGGTGTGCGCGCACCATCAAGACGATCATCGATGAGGCCTTGGGTCCCTGCGCCCGTGCTTGCCAGGCCGGCTGCCAACACGCTCACAGCCATGCTCACGCGTCGGTTCAGCCGGCGGACGAAGATCTCCAGAGCCGGTTCGCGCTGGCGGCCTGCTGA
- the ettA gene encoding energy-dependent translational throttle protein EttA: protein MARQFVYFMQGLSKAYPTRKVLDNIHLSFYPDAKIGVLGVNGSGKSTLLKIMAGLDKEYTGEAWVADGARVGYLEQEPQLDPKLSVRENVMQGVAKQKAILDRYNELAMNYSEETADEMTKLQDEIEAQGLWDLDSKVDQAMDALRCPADDADVSKLSGGERRRVALCRLLLDQPDLLLLDEPTNHLDAESVSWLEGHLRNYPGAILIVTHDRYFLDNVTSWILELDRGRGIPYEGNYSSWLQQKQKRLEQEGREEAAHQRTLAREQEWIAASPKARQAKSKARYQRYEELLKKASEKQTQTAQIIIPVAERLGQNVVDFEGLSKSFGDRLLIDNLTFKLPPGGIVGVIGPNGAGKTTLFRMITGQEKPDAGTITVGETVHLGYVDQSRDALDGNKTVWEEISGGNELILLGKKEVNSRGYCSSFNFKGADQQKKVGALSGGERNRVHLAKMLKSGANVLLLDEPTNDLDVDTLRALEEALEDFAGCAVIISHDRWFLDRIATHMLAFEGDSHVEWFEGNFQDYEKDKMRRLGQDSVIPHRVKYKKLTR from the coding sequence ATGGCGCGCCAGTTCGTCTACTTCATGCAGGGTCTGTCCAAGGCCTATCCGACCCGCAAGGTGCTCGATAACATCCACCTGTCGTTCTATCCCGACGCCAAGATCGGCGTGCTCGGCGTCAACGGCTCCGGTAAATCGACCCTGCTTAAGATCATGGCAGGCCTCGACAAGGAGTACACCGGGGAGGCCTGGGTCGCGGACGGCGCCCGCGTCGGCTATCTCGAGCAGGAGCCGCAGCTCGATCCGAAGCTCTCGGTGCGCGAGAACGTGATGCAGGGCGTCGCCAAGCAGAAGGCGATCCTCGATCGCTACAACGAGCTGGCGATGAACTACTCCGAGGAAACCGCCGACGAGATGACCAAGCTGCAGGACGAGATCGAGGCCCAGGGCCTGTGGGATCTCGACAGCAAGGTCGACCAGGCGATGGACGCGTTGCGCTGCCCGGCCGACGATGCCGATGTCAGCAAGCTCTCCGGCGGTGAGCGCCGCCGCGTCGCGCTGTGCCGGCTGCTGCTCGACCAGCCCGACCTCCTGCTGCTCGACGAGCCGACCAACCATCTCGATGCCGAATCGGTGTCCTGGCTGGAAGGCCATCTGCGCAACTATCCCGGCGCGATCCTGATCGTCACCCACGACCGCTACTTCCTCGACAACGTCACCAGCTGGATTCTCGAGCTCGATCGCGGCCGCGGCATTCCCTACGAAGGCAACTACTCGTCCTGGCTGCAGCAGAAGCAGAAGCGGCTCGAGCAGGAGGGCCGCGAGGAGGCCGCGCATCAGCGCACGCTGGCGCGCGAGCAGGAGTGGATCGCGGCCTCGCCGAAGGCGCGCCAGGCGAAGTCCAAGGCGCGCTACCAGCGCTACGAGGAGCTGCTCAAGAAGGCCAGCGAGAAGCAGACCCAGACCGCGCAGATCATCATTCCCGTGGCCGAGCGGCTCGGCCAGAACGTCGTCGATTTCGAGGGCCTCTCGAAGAGCTTCGGCGACCGCCTGCTGATCGACAATCTCACCTTCAAGCTGCCGCCGGGCGGCATCGTCGGCGTGATCGGTCCGAACGGCGCCGGCAAGACCACGCTGTTCCGCATGATCACCGGCCAGGAGAAGCCCGACGCCGGCACCATCACCGTCGGCGAGACCGTGCATCTCGGCTATGTCGACCAGTCGCGCGACGCGCTCGACGGCAACAAGACGGTATGGGAGGAGATCTCCGGCGGCAACGAGCTGATCCTGCTCGGCAAGAAGGAGGTGAACTCGCGCGGCTATTGCTCGTCGTTCAACTTCAAGGGCGCCGACCAGCAGAAGAAGGTCGGGGCGCTCTCGGGCGGTGAGCGCAACCGCGTGCATCTTGCCAAGATGCTGAAGTCCGGCGCCAACGTGCTGCTGCTCGACGAGCCGACCAACGATCTCGACGTCGACACCTTGCGTGCGCTCGAAGAGGCGCTGGAGGATTTCGCCGGCTGCGCCGTCATCATCAGCCACGATCGCTGGTTTCTCGACCGCATCGCGACCCACATGCTGGCCTTCGAGGGCGACAGCCATGTCGAATGGTTCGAGGGCAACTTCCAGGACTACGAGAAGGACAAGATGCGCCGGCTCGGCCAGGACAGCGTGATCCCGCACCGGGTCAAGTACAAGAAGCTGACCCGCTGA
- the bfr gene encoding bacterioferritin yields MQGDPKVIEYLNKGLRSELTAINQYWLHYRLLNNWGLLEMAKVWRKESIEEMEHADKFTDRILFLDGFPNMQVLDPLRIGQNVKEIIECDLAAEIGARTLYQEAATYCHGVKDYVSRDLFEQLMKDEEHHIDFLETQLDLIGRIGLELYTQKHVGGLESEH; encoded by the coding sequence ATGCAGGGCGACCCCAAGGTCATCGAATATCTCAACAAGGGATTGCGCAGCGAACTGACTGCCATCAACCAATATTGGCTGCACTACCGCCTGCTGAACAATTGGGGCCTTTTGGAAATGGCGAAGGTCTGGCGCAAGGAATCCATCGAGGAGATGGAGCACGCCGACAAGTTCACGGACCGCATCCTCTTCCTCGACGGCTTCCCGAACATGCAGGTGCTCGATCCCCTGCGCATCGGCCAGAACGTCAAGGAGATCATCGAGTGCGATCTCGCCGCCGAGATCGGCGCGCGGACGCTCTACCAGGAAGCCGCAACCTACTGCCACGGCGTCAAGGACTACGTGTCGCGCGATCTGTTCGAGCAGCTGATGAAGGACGAGGAGCATCACATCGACTTCCTCGAGACGCAGCTCGATCTGATCGGCCGTATCGGCCTCGAGCTCTATACCCAGAAGCACGTCGGCGGGCTCGAGAGCGAGCACTGA